From Nonlabens sp. Ci31, the proteins below share one genomic window:
- a CDS encoding NADase-type glycan-binding domain-containing protein — protein MKKIKASSELKETNEINYSPTNAHDFNKNTAWIEGNSDYGIGEFIEYSFKFVAIEGYKGELDITQILLVNAYKKNQKIWQNNSRVKQLKIYINDQVYTVINLIDSYEIQTIEIGEISFPSKETTKIKFKITEVYKVAKFTDTAISLLMFNGIGAH, from the coding sequence GTGAAAAAAATAAAAGCTTCATCAGAATTAAAAGAAACTAATGAAATAAACTACTCTCCCACAAACGCTCATGATTTTAATAAAAACACCGCATGGATAGAGGGAAATTCTGATTATGGAATTGGGGAATTTATTGAATATTCGTTTAAGTTCGTTGCAATAGAAGGCTATAAGGGAGAATTAGACATCACCCAAATATTATTAGTAAATGCTTATAAAAAGAACCAGAAAATTTGGCAGAACAATTCAAGAGTCAAACAACTGAAAATTTACATCAATGACCAAGTATATACAGTTATAAACCTTATAGACTCCTACGAAATTCAAACAATCGAAATAGGTGAAATAAGTTTTCCTAGTAAAGAAACTACTAAAATAAAATTTAAAATAACAGAAGTTTACAAAGTGGCAAAATTTACCGACACAGCAATAAGCCTATTGATGTTTAACGGTATAGGTGCGCATTAG
- the guaA gene encoding glutamine-hydrolyzing GMP synthase, whose translation MQHDKILILDFGSQYTQLIARRVRELNIYSEIHPFNKVPSNLDGYKAIILSGSPMSVRSEAAFHIDLKEIRGKKPLLGVCYGAQYLAHFHGGEVGASSTREYGRANLSFIKEDPFLEGIHVGSQVWMSHSDTIKKLPGNSILLASTHDVQNAAYKIEGEMTYAIQFHPEVYHSTDGKRLLENFLINIAQVTADWTPDSFVEETVAKLQKQIGEDRVVLGLSGGVDSSVAAMLLHKAIGKNLYCIFVNNGLLRKDEFTQVLQQYEGMGLNVKGVDASARFMEALAGESDPELKRKAIGRVFIEVFDDEAHEVKNVTWLAQGTIYPDVIESVSATGGPSATIKSHHNVGGLPDFMKLKIVEPLKELFKDEVRRVGKSLGMAAELLGRHPFPGPGLAIRILGDITPEKVSILQEVDAVFINNLKKWDLYDKVWQAGAILLPVNSVGVMGDERTYEKCVALRAVESTDGMTADWVNLPYEFLQATSNEIINKVKGVNRVVYDISSKPPATIEWE comes from the coding sequence ATGCAACACGACAAGATATTAATACTTGATTTTGGATCACAATACACGCAGCTCATCGCGCGCAGAGTAAGAGAATTAAACATCTATTCTGAAATCCATCCTTTCAATAAAGTTCCATCTAACCTAGATGGCTATAAAGCAATAATTCTCTCTGGAAGCCCTATGTCAGTTAGGTCTGAAGCTGCTTTTCATATAGATTTAAAGGAGATAAGAGGTAAAAAACCACTATTAGGGGTTTGTTATGGAGCTCAATATCTAGCTCATTTTCACGGTGGAGAAGTAGGTGCTTCTAGCACTAGAGAATATGGACGTGCAAACCTTTCCTTTATCAAAGAAGATCCTTTTTTAGAAGGAATACACGTAGGAAGTCAGGTATGGATGAGTCATAGTGATACCATTAAAAAGTTACCAGGCAATAGTATCCTGCTTGCCAGTACGCATGATGTTCAAAATGCAGCTTACAAAATAGAAGGTGAAATGACTTATGCGATACAGTTCCATCCAGAAGTGTATCACTCTACTGATGGGAAGAGGTTATTGGAAAATTTCCTTATTAATATTGCTCAAGTAACTGCAGACTGGACACCTGATAGTTTTGTAGAAGAAACGGTAGCTAAATTACAAAAGCAGATCGGCGAAGACCGGGTTGTTTTAGGACTCTCAGGAGGTGTAGATTCTTCAGTGGCAGCTATGTTGCTGCACAAAGCAATAGGTAAAAACCTATACTGCATATTTGTGAACAATGGTTTGTTGCGTAAGGATGAATTTACTCAAGTACTTCAACAGTATGAAGGTATGGGCTTGAATGTAAAGGGAGTTGATGCTTCGGCACGATTTATGGAAGCTCTGGCTGGAGAAAGTGATCCCGAATTAAAACGCAAAGCAATAGGACGTGTCTTTATTGAAGTTTTTGATGATGAGGCACATGAAGTTAAAAATGTAACCTGGCTTGCTCAAGGTACTATTTATCCAGATGTCATAGAAAGTGTCAGTGCCACTGGTGGGCCTAGTGCTACGATCAAATCACACCATAACGTAGGTGGATTACCTGATTTTATGAAGCTTAAAATCGTAGAACCACTAAAAGAATTGTTTAAAGATGAAGTTAGGCGAGTAGGGAAGTCATTGGGGATGGCAGCAGAGCTGTTAGGAAGACATCCTTTTCCTGGTCCAGGCCTTGCCATTAGAATTTTGGGAGATATTACACCAGAAAAAGTAAGCATCCTTCAAGAAGTAGATGCGGTGTTTATCAACAACCTAAAAAAATGGGATCTATACGATAAGGTATGGCAAGCAGGAGCAATTCTCTTGCCTGTAAATAGCGTTGGAGTGATGGGAGATGAGCGCACCTATGAAAAATGTGTAGCTCTTAGAGCAGTAGAAAGTACAGATGGGATGACTGCAGATTGGGTGAATTTACCTTATGAATTTTTACAGGCTACCAGTAATGAAATAATAAATAAGGTTAAAGGCGTTAATAGAGTGGTGTATGACATCAGTTCAAAACCACCAGCAACCATAGAATGGGAATAA
- the bshC gene encoding bacillithiol biosynthesis cysteine-adding enzyme BshC, translated as MSLNHKSYQSIRHFSALMSDYLDEKDLMKSLYHRFPKMENFEEQILEKQSEWADAQAKRAVLSEVLLHQYESIEDKEQSVQNIKLLEEQGTFTVTTGHQLNLFTGPLYFLYKIISTINLCQQLQQKHPNSNFVPVYWMATEDHDFEEIQYFNYSDKKVVYNREASGGVGRLSTDGLDDVFSVFKDLLGKHDHALEVLSLFEKGYLENKNLADATRVIAHELFKAQGLVIIDADNERLKSLAIPYFKEELVSKASFKAVSKTLETWPASYKIQVNPREINLFYLTDDYRKRIIEKEGIYHIDETETSFTQEEILKELESHPERFSPNVIMRPLYQEVILPNLCYIGGGGEMAYWLELKDYFDSQQVTFPMLLLRNSALLVTKKQLYKLEKMQLDVWDLFEKDHKLTTQLTHQISGIEIDFSDQKEHLKQQFVALHQLATQTDPSFENAVKAQEHKQIKGLEYLEKRLLKAQKRQLEDHLERVLKLKKELFPNDSLQERQTNFSVFYQEYGKGLIDNIKENLDPLDLRFTIIEL; from the coding sequence ATGAGTTTGAACCATAAATCTTATCAGTCTATTAGACATTTCTCTGCATTAATGTCAGATTACCTTGATGAAAAGGATCTAATGAAATCGCTGTATCACAGGTTTCCAAAAATGGAAAACTTTGAGGAGCAGATTTTAGAAAAACAATCTGAATGGGCCGATGCTCAAGCAAAGAGAGCAGTATTATCTGAAGTATTACTACATCAATACGAGTCTATTGAAGACAAGGAGCAGAGTGTTCAAAACATTAAGTTACTTGAGGAGCAAGGTACGTTTACGGTCACTACGGGCCATCAGCTTAACTTGTTTACCGGGCCATTGTATTTTTTATACAAGATTATTTCGACCATTAATTTGTGTCAACAACTTCAACAGAAGCATCCTAACAGCAATTTTGTACCTGTCTACTGGATGGCCACAGAAGATCATGATTTTGAAGAGATTCAATATTTCAATTACAGTGATAAAAAAGTAGTTTACAATCGAGAGGCTAGTGGTGGAGTCGGAAGGCTATCAACAGATGGATTAGATGATGTGTTTTCTGTCTTTAAAGATCTTTTAGGGAAACATGATCATGCCTTAGAAGTGTTGAGCCTTTTTGAAAAAGGATATTTAGAAAATAAAAACCTTGCAGATGCCACTAGAGTCATTGCTCATGAATTGTTTAAGGCGCAAGGTTTGGTTATTATAGATGCTGATAATGAGCGATTGAAGTCCTTGGCGATACCTTATTTTAAAGAAGAATTGGTTTCAAAAGCTAGCTTTAAGGCAGTTAGTAAAACGCTAGAAACTTGGCCAGCGTCATATAAAATTCAGGTAAATCCCCGAGAGATCAATTTATTTTATCTGACGGATGACTATCGCAAACGCATTATAGAAAAGGAAGGAATCTATCATATAGACGAGACAGAAACATCCTTTACCCAAGAAGAAATACTTAAAGAACTAGAAAGCCATCCAGAGCGTTTCTCGCCTAATGTGATTATGAGACCGCTTTATCAAGAGGTGATATTACCTAATTTATGCTATATAGGTGGTGGAGGGGAGATGGCATATTGGTTAGAATTGAAAGATTATTTTGATTCACAACAAGTAACTTTCCCCATGCTATTATTGCGCAACTCGGCACTGTTAGTGACTAAAAAGCAACTGTATAAGCTGGAAAAAATGCAGTTAGATGTCTGGGATCTATTTGAAAAAGATCATAAGCTTACTACTCAACTTACACATCAAATTAGTGGTATAGAAATAGATTTTTCGGATCAGAAAGAGCATTTGAAGCAACAATTTGTAGCACTTCATCAACTAGCAACTCAAACAGATCCTTCATTTGAAAATGCAGTAAAAGCTCAGGAACACAAGCAAATAAAAGGATTAGAATACCTGGAAAAAAGGCTATTAAAAGCCCAAAAGCGACAGTTAGAAGATCATCTAGAAAGAGTTTTAAAACTTAAAAAAGAACTTTTCCCTAACGATAGTTTGCAAGAAAGGCAAACTAATTTTTCTGTCTTCTATCAAGAATATGGGAAAGGGCTTATTGATAACATTAAAGAAAATCTAGATCCATTGGATTTGAGATTTACCATTATTGAACTCTAA
- the fahA gene encoding fumarylacetoacetase: MANKTNDPKRSSWIGYNRDTHFPIQNIPFGVFLTRDNVITIGTRIGDYAIDLGALQEMGYFDMVPLTDDMFMQDTLNDFISDGKKTWRLVRNRIGDIFDKNNPELRDHKEHRDRIIFAMDEVEMQLPVLIGDYTDFYSSKEHATNVGTMFRDPDNALLPNWLHMPVAYHGRSSSIIPSNIPIHRPQGQTIPPGSDQPVFGPSKLVDFELEMAFITTDANNLGHPIPVNEAEDYIFGMVMLNDWSARDIQKWEYVPLGPFLAKSFASSISPWIVTLEALEPFRTESPKREKPVLDYLDSKKNSSFDINLEVDITPQQGRPTTVCKSNFKHLYWNISQQLAHHTVNGCPVNSGDLMGSGTISGPTPDSYGSMLELSWRGEKPVKLNDGTERKFIEDYDTVTMRGYCHKGDLRIGFGEVSNKILPIYQPKSK; the protein is encoded by the coding sequence ATGGCTAATAAAACTAACGATCCTAAAAGAAGCTCCTGGATAGGATATAATAGAGATACCCATTTCCCTATTCAAAACATACCATTCGGTGTTTTCCTTACTAGAGATAACGTCATTACCATCGGTACACGAATCGGAGATTATGCTATTGATTTAGGAGCACTGCAAGAAATGGGCTATTTTGATATGGTACCACTAACAGATGATATGTTCATGCAGGATACCCTAAATGATTTCATATCAGATGGTAAAAAAACTTGGAGGCTTGTTAGGAATAGAATAGGCGATATCTTTGATAAAAACAATCCAGAATTAAGAGATCATAAAGAGCATAGAGATAGAATTATTTTTGCTATGGATGAAGTGGAGATGCAATTACCTGTACTCATAGGTGATTATACAGACTTCTACAGCAGTAAAGAGCATGCAACAAATGTAGGTACTATGTTTAGAGATCCAGATAATGCGCTATTACCTAACTGGTTGCACATGCCTGTAGCTTATCACGGCAGATCTAGCTCCATCATTCCATCAAATATTCCTATTCATAGACCTCAGGGACAAACCATTCCTCCTGGTTCAGATCAGCCTGTTTTTGGACCTTCTAAGCTGGTAGATTTTGAGTTAGAAATGGCTTTTATTACAACAGACGCTAATAACTTAGGACATCCTATTCCTGTAAACGAAGCCGAAGATTATATTTTTGGTATGGTGATGCTTAATGACTGGAGTGCAAGAGATATTCAAAAATGGGAATACGTACCGCTCGGGCCTTTCCTTGCAAAAAGTTTTGCGAGTTCTATATCTCCATGGATAGTAACCTTGGAAGCTTTAGAGCCTTTCAGAACAGAAAGCCCTAAAAGAGAAAAGCCAGTACTGGATTATCTAGATTCTAAAAAGAATAGTAGTTTTGATATCAACTTAGAGGTGGACATCACACCACAACAAGGCAGACCAACTACGGTATGTAAATCCAATTTCAAGCATCTTTACTGGAATATCTCCCAGCAGTTAGCACATCATACAGTGAACGGTTGTCCAGTAAATAGCGGTGATTTGATGGGTAGTGGTACCATTTCAGGTCCGACACCAGATTCTTATGGCTCGATGTTAGAGTTGAGTTGGAGAGGAGAAAAACCTGTAAAACTTAACGATGGTACAGAACGCAAGTTTATTGAAGATTACGATACAGTAACGATGAGAGGCTACTGCCATAAAGGAGATTTAAGGATAGGATTTGGAGAGGTTTCTAACAAGATTCTACCTATTTATCAGCCTAAATCTAAATAA
- a CDS encoding LysM peptidoglycan-binding domain-containing protein has protein sequence MKNIIVIVCMCFAFAKADAAILQNYKQHTVEQGETIYTLTKKYKVTSQELLELNPDLKSGLKYGQVLLIPAENKVLTQRRIKKYKKHRVRRKETLYSLSKEYDITELDIKEANKELYSNPLRKGDRIQIPVFEDVEMTVPKIKEIVLDPTNLPDGKYLVMPSEGMYRIATKYGIKTDSLQKLNPEVDALRPGMILNVPKNVSLITLNDKDDEAPIAAALDENQMMEYLIPKKMGMYSLKKLAGISEDSLISLNPQLKEGLKEGMSVTIPNPNYGKLIDLKLETSGIASLVDSLRNFKKQRLAIMLPFSLQKINETTTDRDNLKSDRTMRIALDFYSGMKIAIDSANTLGIPVAYDIFDTQKNLQATKNILKGTDFTQYSTVIGPLMSTNVVETAKELKGMNIPVVSPLTNTDVRLYRNLFQARPGDDVLKRKLKDYLVKYAAGKNVIIVTDNANPELKNEFSSILPGATVLVPNAEKNYIYSMDYIKKLKADVENVVVLAVDNVGFITDAVTNYSAKTTTHQITMFGLENYEGMELSNTKLARLHYIFPRMFKESDDRNSFIEKYYSIYNITPNAYATRGFDVALDIIFRQASASDLYESALRNGKTVMTENKFDYSKKFFSGFYNDAIYILQYQEDLSIKELDINAITKEL, from the coding sequence ATGAAAAATATAATAGTTATAGTTTGTATGTGTTTCGCTTTCGCGAAAGCGGATGCCGCAATTCTGCAAAATTACAAGCAACACACCGTAGAGCAAGGGGAAACGATTTATACACTTACAAAAAAGTATAAGGTGACCTCTCAAGAGCTGTTAGAGCTCAATCCAGATTTAAAGTCTGGGCTAAAATACGGTCAAGTACTTTTGATTCCAGCTGAGAATAAAGTTCTTACACAACGAAGAATTAAAAAGTATAAAAAACACCGGGTACGTCGTAAAGAGACCCTTTACAGTCTTTCTAAAGAATATGATATTACAGAGTTAGATATTAAAGAAGCAAATAAAGAACTGTATTCTAATCCGTTAAGGAAAGGAGACCGTATTCAAATACCTGTTTTTGAAGATGTAGAGATGACAGTTCCTAAAATTAAAGAAATTGTATTAGATCCTACTAATTTGCCAGACGGTAAGTATCTTGTAATGCCTAGCGAGGGAATGTACCGCATCGCTACTAAATATGGTATCAAAACAGATTCCCTTCAAAAACTCAATCCAGAGGTAGATGCGTTAAGACCAGGGATGATATTAAATGTACCGAAGAATGTATCTCTGATCACCTTAAACGATAAGGATGATGAAGCGCCTATAGCAGCAGCTTTAGATGAAAATCAAATGATGGAATACCTAATACCTAAGAAAATGGGTATGTATTCGCTTAAAAAGTTAGCCGGTATAAGTGAAGATTCTTTGATTTCTTTGAACCCACAATTAAAAGAAGGACTCAAAGAAGGAATGAGCGTTACTATCCCAAATCCTAATTATGGAAAACTAATAGATTTGAAATTAGAAACTTCTGGTATTGCTAGTTTAGTAGATAGTTTGAGAAACTTTAAAAAACAACGTCTTGCTATTATGCTTCCCTTCTCTCTTCAAAAAATAAACGAGACCACTACCGACCGTGATAACTTAAAGAGTGATCGCACGATGCGTATTGCATTAGATTTCTATAGCGGTATGAAGATCGCAATAGACAGTGCCAATACATTGGGAATTCCAGTAGCTTATGATATTTTTGATACGCAGAAAAATCTTCAGGCTACTAAGAATATTTTGAAAGGAACTGACTTTACCCAATACAGCACGGTGATAGGTCCTTTGATGTCTACGAATGTTGTCGAAACGGCCAAAGAGCTTAAAGGAATGAATATACCAGTCGTTTCTCCTTTAACCAATACAGATGTGCGGTTGTATCGCAATTTGTTTCAAGCGCGACCTGGTGATGATGTGCTCAAGAGAAAGCTTAAAGATTACTTGGTAAAATATGCCGCTGGTAAAAATGTGATTATTGTAACAGATAATGCTAATCCCGAACTTAAAAATGAGTTTAGCTCCATCTTACCTGGTGCCACCGTTTTAGTTCCCAACGCTGAGAAGAATTATATTTACAGTATGGACTATATCAAAAAATTAAAAGCTGATGTAGAAAATGTAGTGGTTCTAGCGGTAGATAATGTAGGGTTTATTACAGACGCAGTTACAAATTACTCCGCAAAAACAACTACCCACCAAATTACCATGTTTGGTTTAGAGAATTATGAAGGGATGGAATTATCAAATACAAAGCTAGCGAGGCTTCATTACATATTTCCACGCATGTTTAAAGAAAGCGACGATCGTAACTCCTTTATTGAGAAGTATTATTCCATTTATAATATTACGCCTAATGCTTATGCTACAAGAGGTTTTGATGTGGCTCTAGACATTATCTTCAGACAAGCGAGTGCTTCTGATTTATATGAAAGTGCCCTGAGAAATGGTAAAACGGTTATGACCGAGAACAAATTTGATTATTCAAAAAAGTTCTTTTCTGGATTCTATAACGACGCTATTTATATTTTACAATACCAAGAAGATTTGAGTATTAAAGAGTTGGATATTAATGCGATTACAAAAGAATTATAA
- a CDS encoding OsmC family protein produces the protein MTSIVEYKGNLRCESTHLKSSNSFTTDAPVDNNGKGEAFSPTDTVATALASCMLTMMGIKAEEMEVDLLGSIAKVTKTMSANPRRISQIDVELDMKGKSDQRTQLILERVANTCPVLRSLHPELVKNIIFNWE, from the coding sequence ATGACTTCAATTGTAGAATACAAAGGCAATCTAAGATGTGAATCAACACATTTAAAAAGCAGCAATTCGTTCACCACAGATGCTCCAGTAGATAATAATGGCAAAGGAGAAGCTTTTTCCCCTACAGATACTGTAGCTACTGCCCTAGCAAGTTGTATGCTTACTATGATGGGTATCAAAGCTGAAGAAATGGAAGTGGACCTTTTAGGTAGTATAGCAAAAGTGACTAAAACCATGTCGGCAAATCCACGTCGTATTTCTCAAATAGATGTGGAACTCGATATGAAAGGAAAAAGTGATCAAAGAACACAATTGATATTAGAACGTGTGGCAAATACTTGTCCAGTTCTGCGTAGTTTACATCCCGAACTGGTGAAAAATATTATATTTAATTGGGAATAA
- the glyA gene encoding serine hydroxymethyltransferase — MAHKDQEIFNLIEKERIRQTQGIELIASENYVSDDVLAAAGSILTNKYAEGYPGKRYYGGCEVVDEIENIAIERAKKLFNAEYANVQPHSGSQANTAVYHACLNPGDKILGFDLSHGGHLTHGSPVNFSGKIYKNSFYGVEKETGLLNYDKIEEIAIREQPKLIIAGASAYSRAIDYKRFREIADKVNAILLADIAHPAGLIAKGVIIDAVPHAHVCTTTTHKTLRGPRGGLIIMGKDFDNPFGQKLKNGNLKKMSSLLNSGVFPGNQGGPLEHIIAAKAIAFKEALTEDFLQYILQVNKNAQVMAQEFIKKDFHIISGGTDNHMMLIDLRNKNITGKEAEELLGKIHVTVNKNMVPFDTESPFVTSGIRVGTAAVTTRGFLEDDMVKIVDIIDRCISNKENSQLEELGKEVNLLTKGFPLFK; from the coding sequence ATGGCTCATAAAGATCAAGAAATTTTCAATCTCATTGAGAAAGAAAGAATTCGTCAAACACAAGGTATCGAATTAATTGCTAGTGAAAATTACGTAAGTGATGATGTACTTGCAGCAGCTGGTTCTATTTTAACTAACAAATACGCTGAAGGCTATCCTGGTAAAAGGTATTATGGTGGGTGTGAAGTAGTAGATGAAATTGAAAACATTGCCATTGAAAGAGCAAAAAAGCTATTTAATGCTGAATATGCTAATGTACAGCCTCATTCCGGCAGTCAAGCCAATACAGCAGTTTATCATGCCTGCCTGAATCCAGGAGACAAAATATTAGGTTTTGACCTTTCTCATGGAGGGCATCTAACACATGGATCTCCTGTAAATTTTTCTGGAAAAATTTATAAAAATTCTTTTTATGGTGTTGAAAAAGAAACTGGCTTATTAAATTACGATAAAATTGAGGAAATTGCCATAAGAGAGCAACCAAAATTGATTATCGCAGGAGCGTCAGCCTACAGCCGTGCAATTGATTACAAGAGATTTAGAGAAATTGCAGATAAAGTAAATGCTATCTTATTGGCAGATATTGCTCATCCTGCTGGTCTTATAGCAAAAGGAGTTATCATAGATGCTGTACCACATGCTCATGTTTGTACGACTACCACTCATAAAACCCTTAGAGGTCCTAGAGGAGGACTGATCATAATGGGGAAAGACTTTGACAATCCATTTGGACAAAAATTAAAAAATGGAAACCTTAAAAAAATGTCTAGTTTACTAAATAGTGGCGTATTCCCTGGTAATCAAGGTGGACCGTTAGAGCATATTATTGCAGCAAAAGCAATAGCATTTAAAGAAGCTTTAACCGAGGACTTTCTACAATACATTCTTCAAGTTAACAAGAATGCTCAAGTAATGGCTCAAGAATTTATCAAAAAAGATTTTCATATCATTTCAGGAGGAACTGATAATCACATGATGTTGATCGACTTGAGAAATAAAAACATTACTGGAAAAGAAGCAGAAGAACTATTGGGTAAAATTCATGTTACTGTAAACAAAAACATGGTTCCCTTTGACACAGAGTCTCCATTTGTGACTAGTGGTATAAGAGTTGGAACAGCAGCAGTAACTACGAGAGGATTCCTGGAAGATGACATGGTTAAGATTGTCGACATTATCGACAGATGTATAAGCAATAAAGAAAACTCACAATTGGAAGAACTTGGTAAAGAAGTGAACCTATTAACCAAAGGCTTCCCTCTATTTAAGTAA
- a CDS encoding DUF922 domain-containing protein, whose protein sequence is MKVVLFLFSSLLLFYTDPVEKFTYKERPQLTWNDFKGVPPKNATHFASVNSGMGYRFTSKNIDGKLTIDVDVKTYFYPQLSWKKNSNENNQGLLTHEQLHWDISELYARKLRAAYKKYIPQKNPKKEVDYIFRKFEKERQQTQKAYDLETKHGLLKDAQEKWSDKIREELFKTSLEA, encoded by the coding sequence ATGAAAGTTGTTCTTTTTCTCTTTTCATCCTTATTACTCTTCTATACAGATCCAGTAGAAAAATTCACTTATAAGGAACGCCCGCAGTTAACTTGGAATGATTTTAAAGGGGTGCCACCTAAAAACGCGACGCATTTTGCAAGTGTCAATAGTGGAATGGGGTATCGTTTTACCAGTAAAAATATAGATGGAAAGTTAACTATAGATGTTGATGTGAAAACCTATTTTTATCCTCAACTGAGTTGGAAAAAGAATAGTAATGAAAATAATCAAGGTCTTCTAACACACGAACAGTTGCATTGGGATATTTCGGAATTATACGCTCGTAAACTAAGGGCTGCCTACAAAAAGTATATCCCACAAAAGAATCCTAAGAAAGAAGTGGATTATATCTTTAGAAAATTTGAAAAAGAGCGCCAGCAAACTCAAAAAGCCTATGATCTCGAAACCAAGCATGGGCTGTTAAAAGACGCCCAAGAAAAATGGTCTGATAAAATCAGAGAAGAACTTTTTAAAACCAGCTTAGAAGCTTAG